The nucleotide sequence CTTTTGTTCCCCTGGAGGATTGTCTGTATACACACAGCTCGGCGCACTTTCCTTGCTGCACAGACTGGGCCTGAGCACGGCGCTCTGTCTTTAGTTCCCGTTTAGAGCAGCTGGCCTGTTTGGTATGAGGTGACATGGAAGACACCTTGTGGTCTTGGTCCTCTGTGTCCCAGGAGCACTGTCACCTCACAAAGATGGCGCACGGGTCTTACCTCCCTCTATCTGAGAGGCAGTCCACTGAGGATGACCATCGTCCCCACCTTACAGGTGGAGACTTGGGCTCCTACCGGGGGACGTGTGGAGAGTGAAACATTTATGTCACATGTGCCAAGTGAAGAGAAAGTCCGTGATGGAGGAGGTAACAGGTTAAAATGGCAGCGTTGTGACGGTGGCATGGGCATGGCAGCAACTGGGGAGAAAGCTGCTCTAATCTCACATGAACAGGAAGGATGAGAATGGGGCCTGGCGCACTGCACACGCAGCCCCAGATCTCCTGGAGAGACCGTGCCTGGAAGAGAGCAGGGCGGCCTTTGGAGGCTGGGAGAGGTCCGTGTCCCTTAGGCAGGTCAACTCTCTTTCTTGGTCtcgtttcctcatctttgaagtGAATTAAGTGACCTGTGCTGGTCTCATTTCAGTCCGACTTGTGTAGGGTAACATACTTGACTACCATAGTCATATGTAGACCTCGGTTTAACCCTGTGTGGGATGGTAGTGGCAGACACGTATAGGCACACACAGatagatgcacacacacatgtacatgtacatataggTACACATCACTCActtatacacatgcacatgtacatacatatacatgccCACACACATCATACAGATGTACATATAGGTACACATGCATGGAAACCCATATAGGCATGTGTGCAAGTGCATACACATTTACATGGAATGTAAGTACATGACACACATCCATGGACTCAGGTACAACCACACATATAggctcacacatgtacacacataatATGTACATGGAGAGACATACATGTACAGGcaaccacacacacatgcacaattgtacacacatatatgacaTGCACACACATGTCCGAATACATGggcacacatgtacatacatgtatatatactgtACATGTTTCCAGGCACAAGTACACaatacacacatgtatgcacTCACAAGCtcatatatgtaaacatatgcaCAACATACATTGTCAAGGACACACCTGTAaatgcatgcacgcacacatctGCACACATCTGCACACAtctacacacatgtacacacatgcccACGGAGAATTTGGCAACGCAGCCCACGTGGGAAGATGGAGGACAACCACCCAATGACACTCTTCCAATGCCAAGACAAGAGGACATCTGCCCCTCTGGGTGTTTCCACTACAGCTCACCTGTCCCACCTGTGTATTAACAAGCGTGTCCTCTTACAGGCTGGCAGTCTGAGCAATGGGCGACTGGAGCCTTCTGGGGAGACTATTGGATGCCGCACAGGAGCACTCCACGGTCATCGGCAAGGTCTGGCTGACAGTCCTGTTCATCTTCAGAATCCTGTTGCTGGGGGCTGGTGTGGAGGACGTGTGGGGAGACGAGCAGTCAGACTTCACCTGCAACACGCAGCAGCCGGGCTGCGAGAACGTCTGCTACGACAAGGCCTTCCCCATCTCCCACACCCGCTTCTGGGTGCTCCAGATAATCTTCGTGTCCACGCCCACCCTCATCTACCTGGGGCACGTGCTGCATATCGTGCGCAgggaacagaagaagaaagagagggaagagcaGCTGAAGGGAGACAGTGACCACGGCCAGGACAGGCCCCCAGCACGGGATGACCGGGGCAAGGTCCGCATTTCCGGGGCCTTGCTCAGGACCTACATCTTCAGCATCATCTTTAAAACACTGTTTGAGGTGGGCTTCATCGTCGGTCAGTACTACCTGTATGGCTTTCAGCTGAAGCCACTCTACCGCTGTGACCGGTCGCCCTGCCCCAACACCGTGGACTGCTTCATCTCCAGGCCCACGGAGAAGACCATCTTCATCATCTTCATGCTGGCC is from Rhinolophus sinicus isolate RSC01 linkage group LG04, ASM3656204v1, whole genome shotgun sequence and encodes:
- the LOC109439754 gene encoding gap junction alpha-3 protein, with the translated sequence MGDWSLLGRLLDAAQEHSTVIGKVWLTVLFIFRILLLGAGVEDVWGDEQSDFTCNTQQPGCENVCYDKAFPISHTRFWVLQIIFVSTPTLIYLGHVLHIVRREQKKKEREEQLKGDSDHGQDRPPARDDRGKVRISGALLRTYIFSIIFKTLFEVGFIVGQYYLYGFQLKPLYRCDRSPCPNTVDCFISRPTEKTIFIIFMLAVASLSLLLNVLELYHLGWKKLKKGIPNPVSPDAPEFRMRATKPGGGSPPSSQ